One stretch of Sporomusa termitida DNA includes these proteins:
- a CDS encoding acyl CoA:acetate/3-ketoacid CoA transferase, which produces MGKSKVISAKAAANLIKDGDTLGIQGIITASTPVDLMAAVRDKYLETQSPKGITVFHVSGIGDGKDGGMNMFAQEGLIGKLICGHIGTSPKLFPLITENKFPTFVVPQGVLTQLTRAIGAKRPGVITSVGLKTYADPRVEGCKANQAAYDLSEEEQVVEVLKIKDKDYLLYKSFPVNVCFIKATTADVDGNLSIEKEAVRLSSLELALATKNSGGIVIAQVERLTEAHTIKPHDVVVPGVLVDHIVLASEVGRRQFYAIPEFHPEWCGETRLPLDQIASMGLSERKICGRRAALELKEGALVNLGIGMPEAVAAVAAEEGFSSKINLTIEAGSFGGVPQSGLAITASTNVEAIISHADMFIFYDGGGIDLSVLGAAEIDKQGNVNVSKFAGRTVGPGGFVNITQSTQNIVFVGTFMAGKTKTEIKDGKLNIIEDGKASKFVEKVEQITFSGEYANETGKNILYVTERAVFKLTPAGVELIEIAPGVDLEQHILAKMAFQPIVSKELKTMDPRIFTDAVMNLTI; this is translated from the coding sequence ATGGGTAAAAGTAAGGTCATTTCAGCGAAGGCAGCCGCGAATCTCATAAAAGACGGTGACACACTAGGGATTCAAGGCATTATTACAGCTTCCACGCCAGTAGATCTTATGGCGGCAGTACGGGACAAGTACCTGGAAACACAGTCTCCTAAAGGCATTACTGTTTTTCATGTGTCCGGCATCGGCGACGGTAAGGACGGCGGGATGAATATGTTTGCCCAGGAAGGTCTTATAGGCAAACTCATTTGTGGACATATTGGCACATCACCTAAGCTTTTCCCGTTAATCACCGAAAACAAATTTCCCACATTTGTAGTTCCGCAGGGTGTCTTAACCCAGCTTACCCGTGCAATCGGCGCAAAAAGGCCCGGAGTTATTACCAGCGTGGGCCTCAAAACCTATGCAGATCCAAGGGTTGAAGGGTGCAAAGCCAATCAGGCGGCATATGACCTCAGTGAAGAAGAACAAGTTGTAGAAGTGCTGAAAATTAAAGATAAGGATTATCTGCTGTATAAATCTTTTCCGGTCAATGTTTGTTTTATCAAGGCAACAACAGCCGACGTAGACGGAAACCTTTCTATTGAAAAGGAAGCGGTACGGCTTAGTTCGCTGGAATTAGCTCTGGCTACAAAAAACAGCGGCGGCATAGTCATTGCGCAGGTAGAACGACTGACTGAAGCGCATACCATTAAACCTCACGATGTTGTTGTACCGGGTGTTTTGGTTGACCATATTGTTTTGGCAAGTGAAGTCGGCCGCAGACAATTCTATGCGATCCCTGAATTCCATCCTGAGTGGTGCGGGGAGACAAGATTACCGCTTGATCAAATAGCGTCCATGGGACTGTCGGAAAGGAAAATTTGCGGACGACGGGCGGCACTTGAACTGAAAGAAGGCGCCCTTGTGAATTTAGGGATTGGCATGCCGGAGGCTGTTGCCGCTGTTGCCGCAGAAGAAGGATTTTCTTCCAAAATCAACCTTACGATTGAGGCCGGTTCTTTTGGTGGTGTCCCGCAAAGCGGCTTGGCAATCACTGCTTCTACCAACGTAGAAGCGATAATCTCACATGCTGATATGTTTATCTTTTATGACGGCGGCGGTATCGATCTTTCCGTCCTTGGTGCAGCTGAGATCGACAAACAGGGCAATGTTAACGTAAGTAAATTTGCCGGCAGAACGGTAGGCCCGGGCGGCTTTGTCAACATTACTCAAAGCACACAAAATATTGTATTTGTAGGCACCTTTATGGCCGGAAAAACCAAGACCGAAATAAAAGATGGAAAACTAAATATTATTGAAGACGGCAAGGCTTCAAAATTTGTTGAAAAGGTTGAACAGATCACTTTTAGTGGCGAATATGCCAATGAAACGGGTAAAAACATCCTATATGTAACGGAAAGAGCTGTGTTTAAACTTACCCCTGCCGGTGTGGAGCTAATTGAAATTGCACCAGGTGTTGACCTTGAACAGCATATACTCGCAAAGATGGCTTTTCAGCCCATTGTATCGAAAGAACTCAAAACAATGGACCCGAGAATATTCACAGATGCCGTTATGAACCTGACAATTTAA